One region of Culex pipiens pallens isolate TS chromosome 2, TS_CPP_V2, whole genome shotgun sequence genomic DNA includes:
- the LOC120423639 gene encoding testis-specific serine/threonine-protein kinase 1: protein MAPKSTKSSTENDIKFPQATSAEASPRPQNSSHTEGPPRPQPFRRSSRLVLRQQHSVEQIPDALALKARGYLLGRRMAKGTFATVLRAKFYESKSPGDGPAPKPTELACKIIDQSKSKDEQFLHKFLPRELEILGQIRHPNIIQTHSIMRRNNRVFIFLQLAERGDLLTFIRKHGALPENRTRFWFYQMADAVRYLHRQDIAHRDLKCENILISANMNVKLSDFGFARTCTDPSSGTAIMSKTFCGSAAYAAPEIISTTPYNPKMADLWSLGVVLFIMLNGTMPFDEKNLKKLLRNQLGRHIQFRPEVEKVCSLEAIRMVRSLLEPDPIDRINIEEVMEEPWRASAIANKN from the coding sequence ATGGCACCAAAATCTACGAAAAGTTCCACAGaaaatgacataaaattccCCCAAGCAACCAGTGCAGAAGCTTCTCCAAGGCCGCAGAACAGTTCCCACACCGAAGGACCACCACGGCCGCAGCCTTTCCGGAGATCATCCCGGCTGGTCCTCCGACAGCAGCATTCGGTTGAGCAAATCCCGGACGCGTTGGCCCTCAAAGCGCGCGGTTACCTCCTCGGACGTCGAATGGCCAAAGGTACGTTCGCCACGGTTCTGCGGGCCAAATTCTACGAGTCCAAATCCCCCGGAGATGGGCCCGCTCCGAAGCCAACCGAACTTGCCTGTAAGATCATCGACCAAAGCAAGTCCAAAGACGAACAGTTCCTGCATAAGTTCCTCCCCCGAGAGTTGGAGATCCTCGGCCAAATCAGGCACCCCAACATCATCCAAACCCACAGCATCATGCGCCGAAACAACCGAGTCTTCATATTTCTCCAACTGGCGGAACGGGGAGACCTGCTGACGTTCATCCGGAAGCATGGAGCCCTGCCAGAAAACCGAACCCGGTTCTGGTTCTACCAGATGGCCGACGCCGTCCGGTACCTCCACCGCCAAGACATCGCCCATCGGGACCTCAAGTGTGAAAACATCCTCATCTCCGCCAACATGAACGTCAAGCTGTCCGACTTTGGATTCGCGCGGACCTGCACGGACCCGTCGTCCGGCACCGCCATCATGTCGAAAACCTTCTGCGGATCGGCCGCCTACGCCGCTCCCGAAATCATCAGCACCACGCCGTACAACCCGAAGATGGCGGACCTCTGGTCACTCGGCGTGGTCCTGTTCATCATGCTGAACGGAACGATGCCGTTCGACGAGAAGAACCTCAAGAAGCTGCTGCGCAACCAGCTCGGTCGGCACATCCAGTTTCGGCCGGAGGTGGAGAAAGTGTGTTCGCTCGAGGCCATCCGGATGGTGCGCAGTCTGCTGGAGCCGGATCCGATCGATCGGATCAACATCGAGGAGGTGATGGAGGAGCCGTGGAGAGCGAGCGCTATTGCGAATAAAAATTAG